The Dyella sp. 2HG41-7 sequence TCGCTGCTCGCCGCGGAAATGACGGCGCGAACGGGCAAGGACCCCGGCCAGCTCTATACCGAGCTGACCGATGCGCTGGGAAAACCGTATTCCAGTCGCGTGGATGCCGCCGCCAACACGCAGCAAAAAGCGAGACTTTCGAAGCTTTCGCCGCAGCAGTTGCAGAGCAAGGAGCTCGCGGGCGAAAAGATCGAGCAGGTGCTCGATCGCGCACCCGGCAATCAGGCGCCCATCGGCGGCATCAAGGTGATGGCGGCAAACGGATGGTTTGCGGCGCGTCCTTCGGGCACCGAAGAGATTTACAAAATCTATGGCGAAAGCTTCAGCAGCGAAGCGCACCTCCAGGCCATCCTGAGCGAGGCTCAGGGCATTGTGGATGCAGCGCTGGCGGGCTGATTCGTCAGCCGTGTTGCGCGGAAAACAAAGTAGGGCGGCGTGAGGTCCGTGCTTCGCGTCGCCCTAATTTTCCGTTCTATAAATTACTATAAATCAATAGATTAAACCTACTATATAAAGTGAAATGCGATATTGCGTAAGACCGTCGGGATGGCCATTCCGTCGACAAAGTCAGCTTCACGGGAATGGACGCTGCGCTAAGCTCCTTCCGACTACTGCCAGGCGATGAGCGAGGGAATGTCATGGCCCCTGTCGAGTTAAAGCCGGTTGTCCACGTCGATAACGAATGGCGTCGATGGATCGCCGAGAATTTGCTGTTGGACGGGCTGCCGCAAGTCATCTACGAGCAGATGATGCGCGCCGGCATCCCGCACGAAGAAGCCGTGCAGGAGCTGCAGCAGGCGATGGCCAGTCCGTATCTCAACGGTGCGCAACGCTTGCGCAGTCGTCTTGCGAAACACGATTGGGTGCTCGAAACGCAGCGCCATATGAATCGCTTGCGCAGCACCGAAGTCCCGCGTCGACACAAGCTGTCGCGCGAAGAATTTCTCGATGCGTATTACACCGCCGGCCGCCCAGTCATCATCACCGGGATGATGGAAGACTGGCCCGCCATGACGACATGGGGCTTGGATTATTTCAAGCAACGCTGCGGCGATCGCGAAGTTGAAATTCAGTTCGGGCGCGATTCGGATACGCAATACGAACTACGCAAAACGGCGCATCGCAAAACGATGTTGTTCGGCGATTACGTCGAGATGGTGCGCAACGCCGGTTGCAGCAACGACTTCTACATGACCGCGTACAACGAAGGCAAAAATCGCACGGCGTTGGCCGAGTTGTGGCGGGACATCGTGCAGATTCCCGAGTACTTAAACGGCGAGGGCTCCACGCAAGGTTTTCTATGGTTTGGTCCTCCCGGCACCATCACGCCATTCCATCACGATCTGACCAACAACTTTATGGCGCAGGTGATCGGGCGCAAACGTATTCTGTTGATGCCCGCGTGCGAGGTCGCGCATGTCTATAACCACGAGCACTGCTTTACGCATGTCGACGGGCGACAGATCGACTTGCAGCGCTATCCGCGCATGGCGGATGTGCAGGTGCTTTCCTGTACCTTGAATCCTGGCGAAGTACTGTTTTTGCCGGTGGGATGCTGGCATTTCGTGGAAGGCCTGGATATCTCGGTAACGGTGTCGTTCACCAACTTCTTGTGGGATAACGATTTCACGACCGAATATCCGAAGCT is a genomic window containing:
- a CDS encoding cupin-like domain-containing protein — encoded protein: MAPVELKPVVHVDNEWRRWIAENLLLDGLPQVIYEQMMRAGIPHEEAVQELQQAMASPYLNGAQRLRSRLAKHDWVLETQRHMNRLRSTEVPRRHKLSREEFLDAYYTAGRPVIITGMMEDWPAMTTWGLDYFKQRCGDREVEIQFGRDSDTQYELRKTAHRKTMLFGDYVEMVRNAGCSNDFYMTAYNEGKNRTALAELWRDIVQIPEYLNGEGSTQGFLWFGPPGTITPFHHDLTNNFMAQVIGRKRILLMPACEVAHVYNHEHCFTHVDGRQIDLQRYPRMADVQVLSCTLNPGEVLFLPVGCWHFVEGLDISVTVSFTNFLWDNDFTTEYPKLQAF